A section of the bacterium genome encodes:
- a CDS encoding M48 family metalloprotease translates to MKTMMFRSAGSLTRMWAALILIIMPLTLLAETDDQKEIRIGKEAVQQVEKEIKLVKDPVLIARLEKVGKPLAQIACNTQIHALWGNSRLSKFEYTFKVVDDKSVNAFSLPGGTIYVHTGLLNFVESDDELAGVLAHEIAHASHHHFMELTKKQSRLSLETLLPILLVLIAVKAPTEDTVNILQGTQLYQTAQLNNYGQDAEKDADSTGMIYMIKAGMNPVGMYTFLDRLRKEDMLKPNINWGIFRTHPPTEERSANMIKALNDANIPINPSEVSSSIRVDARPVPDTQPPIYEVVFDNVSLFRPATEQVIGLSETRAKAIASKLNKYFDSGPEIFEVKASSNGKQILILNQVLTEVTTADTVLAGVSQEQLLSNALTAFRDAVRKYRLKRAA, encoded by the coding sequence AGCGCGGGTAGCTTAACTCGCATGTGGGCAGCTCTTATATTAATCATAATGCCTCTCACATTATTGGCAGAAACTGACGATCAGAAGGAAATCCGTATCGGCAAAGAAGCAGTCCAGCAGGTTGAAAAAGAAATAAAGCTCGTTAAAGACCCTGTGCTTATAGCGAGACTTGAGAAAGTCGGCAAACCACTCGCACAGATCGCCTGCAACACTCAAATCCACGCTCTGTGGGGCAATTCACGATTAAGCAAGTTTGAATATACCTTCAAAGTTGTTGATGACAAGAGCGTTAATGCTTTTTCCCTACCTGGGGGAACGATATATGTGCACACGGGGCTTTTAAACTTTGTAGAATCAGATGATGAACTCGCAGGAGTATTAGCGCACGAAATCGCCCACGCCTCTCACCACCACTTTATGGAGTTGACTAAAAAGCAAAGCCGCCTTTCTCTTGAAACTTTACTCCCGATTTTGCTTGTTCTTATCGCTGTTAAGGCGCCCACAGAAGACACTGTAAACATCTTACAGGGAACGCAGCTTTACCAAACGGCCCAGTTAAATAATTACGGACAAGATGCAGAAAAAGACGCTGATTCAACCGGCATGATATATATGATCAAAGCCGGAATGAACCCTGTCGGCATGTATACCTTTCTGGATCGCTTACGTAAGGAAGATATGCTCAAACCTAATATCAACTGGGGTATCTTTCGCACACACCCGCCCACAGAAGAGCGTTCGGCGAATATGATTAAGGCTTTGAACGACGCCAATATTCCGATCAATCCAAGTGAAGTTTCTTCTTCAATTCGAGTGGATGCGCGCCCTGTTCCCGATACTCAACCGCCCATTTATGAAGTCGTCTTCGATAACGTTTCCCTCTTTCGCCCAGCGACTGAGCAAGTAATAGGGTTATCTGAAACCCGTGCCAAGGCAATTGCCTCAAAACTTAATAAGTATTTTGATTCAGGGCCTGAAATATTCGAGGTAAAAGCTTCATCTAACGGGAAACAGATACTTATACTCAATCAAGTGCTTACTGAGGTAACGACTGCCGATACAGTCTTGGCTGGAGTGTCTCAGGAGCAACTATTAAGCAATGCATTGACTGCTTTTCGAGATGCCGTAAGAAAATATCGCCTCAAACGCGCTGCCTAG